From a region of the Xyrauchen texanus isolate HMW12.3.18 chromosome 47, RBS_HiC_50CHRs, whole genome shotgun sequence genome:
- the LOC127639251 gene encoding protein mono-ADP-ribosyltransferase PARP11-like, giving the protein MMLNALAGLELEDEVENMDTSDTPWYWFYKADCGVWHRVEDEPKNFMSSAELESYYLKNPHGVIKIFTSGGQFQIDFAASTQVNLKTGQTRGIKRSYQTEYGFSCKCNDVFPSPPANWEDVDPKQPYQIIPLRRETREYRHVKRFVRNEGLLQEPIISINRIQNLDLWELFRRKKIQLMRIKGQSDIEEQRLFHGTSERNLEFICTYNFNCRLSDRKRKGHVYGKGTYFAKHASYATKYSETTSRGTKVMLLARVIVGKYKRGYQDYCKPDDGQDENLHDSCVDDILYPRIFVIFDCNQIYPEYVLEYRNN; this is encoded by the exons ATGATGTTAAATGCGTTGGCTGGTTTGGAACTGGAGGATGAGGTGGAAAATATGGACACATCTGACACCCCATGGTACTGGTTTTACAAGGCAGATTGCGGTGTCTGGCACAGGGTTGAG GACGAGCCAAAGAATTTCATGTCCAGTGCTGAGCTGGAGAGCTACTACCTCAAAAACCCACATGGGGTTATTAAAATATTCACTTCTGGAGGTCAGTTCCAGATCGACTTTGCAG CAAGCACACAGGTCAACTTGAAAACTGGGCAAACAAGGGGGATCAAACGCTCATATCAGACTGAATATGGTTTCAG CTGCAAATGCAATGACGTTTTTCCATCTCCACCTGCAAACTGGGAAGATGTTGATCCCAAACAACCTTATCAG ATAATACCTTTGAGAAGGGAGACCAGAGAATATCGGCACGTGAAGAGATTTGTCAGGAATGAAGGCTTACTACAGGAACCCATTATATCCATCAACAGAATACAAAATCTGGACCTCTGGGAATTGTTTCGAAG AAAAAAAATCCAGTTGATGAGGATAAAGGGACAGTCTGATATTGAGGAGCAAAGGCTGTTTCATGGCACAAGCGAAAGAAACCTGGaatttatttgcacatataaTTTTAACTGCAGACTATCAGACAGGAAAAGAAAGGGCCATGTATATGGCAAAG GAACCTACTTTGCAAAACATGCATCATATGCTACCAAATATAGTGAAACAACCAGCCGGGGAACCAAAGTAATGTTGCTTGCTCGCGTTATTGTTGGCAAGTACAAAAGAGGATATCAGGATTATTGCAAACCTGATGATGGCCAGGATGAAAACCTACATGACAGTTGTGTAGATGATATACTTTATCCAAGGATTTTTGTTATCTTTGATTGCAATCAGATATATCCTGAGTATGTGCTTGAGTATCGCAACAACTGA
- the pyroxd1 gene encoding pyridine nucleotide-disulfide oxidoreductase domain-containing protein 1, protein MATEKQVTFVIVGGGIAGVTCAEQIASQFPSDEVCLLTASSLVKMVTNFKQVSKTLEEFDVEEQPSRFLEEKYPNLKVIQSAVSLLRAKEHLLQTENGQTFYYKKLCLCSGARPKLLTQDNPHVLGIRDTDSAQEFQKRLSKAKRIVVVGNGGIALELVYEVQGCQVIWAIKDKAIGNTFFDAGAAQFLIPSLESDKKDRSLPCKRARYTTDKTGAGHSGASGELGSALGPDWHGGIDLRGAQQNSSGVHTEYECEVEKIYTQQEFLQSKRSTEKFELGIWPVYVQLTNGKIYGCDFIVSATGVVPNTDPFLHGNNIELAADHGLVVDDHMRTSEQDVYAAGDVCTAGWEPRAHWQQMRLWTQARQMGWYAARCMAADVLEEPIELDFCFELFTHITKFFNYKVVLLGKFNAQGLGQDYELLLRCTKGQEYVKVVLTGGRMMGAILIGDTDLEETFENLILNQMDLSRYGEELLDPNIDIEDYFD, encoded by the exons attGCATCTCAGTTCCCATCAGATGAAGTTTGTCTTTTGACAGCCTCTTCCTTAGTGAAGATGGTTACAAatttcaaacag GTGTCAAAGACCTTGGAGGAATTTGATGTAGAGGAACAGCCatctagatttttagaagaaaaatatCCCAATCTGAAAGTCATACAGTCTGCAGTCAGCCTCCTGCGAGCAAAGGAACAT CTATTAcagacagagaatggccagacgtTCTATTACAAGAAGTTGTGTCTCTGCAGCGGGGCCAGACCCAAGCTCTTAACCCAGGACAACCCTCATGTGCTGGGCATACGGGACACAGACAGTGCTCAG GAGTTTCAGAAGCGTTTATCAAAGGCTAAGCGGATTGTTGTTGTTGGCAATGGAGGAATTGCATTAGAATTGGT GTATGAAGTGCAGGGCTGTCAGGTGATCTGGGCTATAAAGGATAAAGCCATAGGAAACACATTCTTTGACGCAGGAGCTGCTCAGTTTCTCATTCCATCACTGGAGTCTGATAAAAAAGACAGATCGCTGCCCTGCAAGAGAGCACGCTACACTACTGACAAGACCGGAG CAGGCCACAGTGGGGCTTCAGGAGAGCTTGGCAGTGCCCTTGGCCCAGATTGGCATGGGGGGATTGATCTGAGAGGAGCACAGCAG AATTCCAGTGGAGTCCATACAGAATATGAGTGTGAAGTTGAGAAGATCTACACGCAACAGGAGTTCCTGCAGTCTAAACGCAGCACTGAGAAATTTGAATTGG GGATTTGGCCGGTGTATGTTCAGTTAACCAATGGGAAGATTTACGGCTGTGATTTCATTGTCAGTGCCACGGGCGTGGTGCCAAACACTGATCCTTTCCTTCATGGCAACAAT ATTGAGTTGGCTGCAGATCACGGCCTTGTAGTGGATGATCATATGCGGACATCCGAACAGGATGTGTACGCAGCAGGTGATGTGTGTACAGCAGGCTGGGAGCCAAGGGCTCATTGGCAACAG ATGCGCTTATGGACGCAGGCACGTCAGATGGGCTGGTACGCAGCGCGCTGTATGGCAGCAGATGTTCTGGAGGAGCCCATAGAGTTGGACTTCTGCTTTGAACTTTTCACCCACATCACCAAGTTCTTTAACTATAAG GTGGTTTTGCTGGGGAAGTTTAATGCGCAGGGTCTGGGTCAGGACTATGAGCTTCTTCTGCGTTGTACTAAAGGGCAGGAGTATGTGAAGGTGGTGCTGACTGGGGGTCGAATGATGGGGGCCATCCTTATCGGAGATACAGATCTAGAGGAAACCTTTGAGAACCTCATTCTCAATCAGATGGACTTGTCCAGATATGGCGAGGAGCTTCTTGATCCCAATATCGACATTGAAGACTACTTTGACTGA